From the Malus domestica chromosome 17, GDT2T_hap1 genome, one window contains:
- the LOC103442187 gene encoding 17.8 kDa class I heat shock protein-like — MSLISQVFGDEIFDPFLSLINKCPVLNTPTDWKETLDAHVFVFDLPGLKKEEVKVEVTDGRVLQISGERNEEEKDEKSKDRKDRFHRVERFRGKFLRRFRLPENAKTDEVKASMENGVLKVTIPKHEVQKPPKKVIQIEGN; from the coding sequence ATGTCACTCATTTCCCAAGTGTTTGGCGATGAAATATTCGACCCATTTCTCTCCTTGATCAACAAGTGTCCTGTCCTCAACACCCCAACCGACTGGAAGGAAACCCTAGACGCCCATGTGTTTGTTTTCGACCTTCCGGGGCTGAAGAAGGAGGAGGTCAAGGTGGAGGTTACTGATGGAAGAGTGCTCCAGATAAGTGGCGAGaggaatgaagaagaaaaagatgagaAGAGTAAGGATCGTAAAGATAGGTTTCACCGTGTCGAACGTTTCCGGGGCAAGTTCCTAAGGAGGTTCCGGCTGCCGGAAAATGCCAAGACAGATGAAGTTAAGGCATCTATGGAGAATGGGGTTCTAAAGGTCACTATTCCCAAGCATGAAGTTCAAAAACCTCCAAAGAAGGTTATTCAGATTGAAGGAAATTAA
- the LOC103442188 gene encoding zinc finger protein CONSTANS-LIKE 6: MCNKKSPSGHDDHVQRSSMIDDMIKKEEDDEEEDELIKNLAARKFRTKTRKPKFLSLRSQLISEDNGQSYRAPNKVTSTKAKTHHRQRRRRRPQLNLFPLHPENRVENDFEDKGYMQQDENVALLFESDGSATLNGLLTSTATTSTMSSDLEEAESFSYYRGRDEYREETECDIVRTAMRSRERETSVEKWVCFSELVEEKREKDCLASSTTSTTGTRGGGDGRDVGHRRWSCGGKGLSLALKLDYEEILNAWSDKGPLYIDGGDSPQTVPDLMHQQDHQLFQLNDNSSTPDGSGGNLRRVPEEDGSLKMKMEQRLASVLRYKEKRLNRLYSKRIRYQVRKLNAEQRPRMKGRFVKRN, translated from the exons atgtGCAACAAGAAGAGTCCTTCTGGTCACGACGATCATGTGCAGAGGAGCTCAATGATTGATGATATGATCAAGAAAGAAGAAgacgatgaagaagaagacgaacTGATTAAAAATTTAGCAGCTCGGAAATTCAGAacaaaaaccagaaaacccaaGTTTTTAAGTCTCCGATCCCAACTCATCTCCGAAGATAACGGACAAAGTTACAGAGCACCCAACAAAGTTACATCAACGAAGGCCAAGACCCACCACCGCCaacgccgccgccgccgccccCAGCTCAACCTTTTTCCGCTGCACCCGGAAAATCGGGTCGAGAATGATTTTGAAGATAAAGGGTACATGCAACAGGACGAGAACGTGGCCTTGCTGTTCGAGTCTGACGGCAGCGCCACTCTCAACGGCCTCCTAACCTCCACCGCCACCACGTCGACAATGTCATCCGATCTGGAGGAAGCAGAGTCCTTTTCCTACTACAGGGGACGGGATGAGTATAGAGAAGAAACAGAGTGTGACATTGTGCGGACGGCGATGAGGAGCAGAGAGAGGGAGACAAGCGTGGAGAAGTGGGTGTGTTTCTCGGAGTTGGtggaggagaagagagagaaggactGCTTGGCTAGCTCGACGACAAGTACTACCGGTACACGAGGCGGAGGTGATGGTCGGGATGTTGGTCATCGACGGTGGAGCTGCGGCGGAAAGGGGCTGTCGTTGGCGTTGAAGCTGGATTATGAGGAGATATTGAATGCTTGGTCCGATAAGGGACCACTGTACATTGATGGAGGAGATTCCCCACAAACTGTACCTGACTTGATGCATCAGCAGGATCATCAGCTTTTTCAGCTCAATGATAACAGCAGTACTCCCGAT GGGTCAGGTGGGAACTTAAGGAGAGTCCCGGAAGAGGACGGCAGCTTAAAAATGAAGATGGAGCAAAGACTGGCCAGTGTGTTGAGATACAAGGAAAAGAGGCTTAACCGGCTCTACTCCAAGCGGATCCGATACCAAGTGCGAAAGCTCAATGCCGAACAACGACCCCGTATGAAG GGTCGATTCGTGAAGAGAAATTGA
- the LOC103442735 gene encoding suppressor protein SRP40-like, which produces MARRELILIALILVAIVGVAMAADSSSSPSPSESPKKDDKKDSDSSSSSSDKDKSSSDKDNSSSDRDNSSDAPSSSSDKDKSSSDKDKSSSDKDKDKSSSAPSPSAPSPKSSDDGKSSDKDKSSSAPAPSKGSDKDSSSKSPKSSASSPDSSKDSGKNKGKDSSSPSPKSSSSSSPKSSPSSSAKDNSSSSPASSPKSSKNKDKDDSSSAPSSDSSSSASAPSPDDSASGSPPAPTRDTTTEAPSDVVTADTPSLAEAPSKTAALPTFFSTASTAGALVLAAASFFAF; this is translated from the coding sequence ATGGCACGTCGCGAATTGATTCTCATTGCTCTGATCTTGGTTGCCATTGTCGGAGTTGCGATGGCAGCAGATTCGAGTAGTAGTCCTTCGCCATCGGAATCGCCCAAGAAAGACGACAAAAAAGACTCTGACagttcatcttcatcatcagaTAAGGACAAATCGTCATCAGATAAGGACAATTCATCATCAGATAGGGACAATTCATCTGATGCCCCGTCATCATCATCGGACAAGGACAAGTCATCATCGGACAAGGACAAATCATCATCGGACAAGGACAAGGATAAGTCCTCATCCGCCCCAAGCCCATCAGCACCATCCCCCAAGTCATCCGACGATGGTAAGTCATCAGACAAGGACAAGTCATCATCTGCTCCGGCTCCAAGCAAGGGCAGTGACAAAGACAGCTCATCTAAGTCACCTAAATCCTCCGCAAGCTCGCCCGACTCCAGCAAGGACAGCGGCAAAAACAAAGGTAAAGACAGTTCATCTCCGTCGCCTAAGTCTTCTTCCTCCAGCTCTCCCAAGTCCTCACCGTCTTCAAGCGCCAAGGACAACAGTAGCAGCAGTCCGGCTTCTTCCCCCAAGTCATCAAAAAACAAGGACAAGGACGACAGTAGCTCTGCTCCATCTTCCGACTCCTCTTCCAGCGCCTCCGCCCCTTCCCCCGATGACTCAGCCTCAGGATCCCCTCCTGCCCCTACTCGTGACACTACTACAGAGGCTCCCTCTGACGTTGTGACTGCGGACACACCCTCTCTCGCTGAGGCTCCCTCTAAAACCGCCGCCCTCCCCACCTTCTTCTCCACTGCCTCCACCGCCGGTGCTCTCGTGCTCGCAGCCGCCTCCTTCTTTGCCTTTTAA